Proteins from a single region of Candidatus Puniceispirillum marinum IMCC1322:
- the ltaE gene encoding low-specificity L-threonine aldolase translates to MANAGTYAGATMATGDVLVDFRSDTVTRPTAAMRAVMAKADVGDDVYGDDPNVNDLQDKVAALMGKEAALFVTSGTQSNLCAMLAHCQRGQEILTGENYHVFIDEAGGASVLGGIMMAPMPTDETGALNGDDIDRTVKPDDPHCPISSLLCLENTVSGNVQSVDVIDALALRGKAHGLAVHLDGARLMNAAVKLDVPVRDIVKHADSVSLCLSKGLGAPVGSVLAGSREVISRAYRVRKLVGGGLRQAGLLAAAGLYALDHHVDRLADDHANALRLAEQLATIPQISVNVDAVQTNMVFMTMAHDAAASLPAYLQNKGILINGHPSRIRLVTHLDVSAEKIDQFVTELRGFFA, encoded by the coding sequence ATGGCGAATGCGGGAACATATGCAGGTGCAACAATGGCGACAGGCGACGTGCTTGTTGATTTTCGCAGTGACACGGTAACCCGCCCAACCGCGGCCATGCGTGCGGTGATGGCCAAGGCTGATGTAGGCGATGATGTCTATGGAGACGATCCCAACGTCAATGACCTTCAAGACAAGGTAGCAGCTCTTATGGGCAAGGAAGCCGCGCTGTTTGTGACCAGCGGCACCCAGTCCAATCTATGCGCCATGCTGGCACATTGTCAGCGTGGTCAGGAAATACTGACTGGCGAAAACTATCACGTCTTTATTGACGAAGCTGGCGGTGCGTCTGTGCTTGGCGGCATCATGATGGCACCGATGCCTACTGACGAAACTGGCGCATTGAATGGCGACGATATCGACCGGACGGTCAAGCCTGATGATCCGCATTGTCCTATCAGTTCTTTACTATGTCTGGAAAACACTGTGTCCGGCAATGTGCAATCGGTCGATGTGATCGATGCGCTGGCGTTACGTGGCAAAGCGCATGGGCTAGCTGTGCATCTTGATGGCGCGCGCCTGATGAATGCGGCGGTCAAGCTGGATGTGCCGGTGCGTGATATTGTCAAACATGCCGACAGCGTATCATTATGCCTGTCAAAAGGGCTTGGCGCGCCTGTTGGCTCGGTGCTTGCTGGTTCAAGGGAAGTGATCAGTCGTGCTTATCGCGTGCGCAAACTTGTGGGTGGTGGCTTGCGTCAGGCTGGCCTACTGGCGGCTGCCGGGCTTTATGCGCTTGATCATCATGTTGATCGTCTTGCCGATGACCATGCCAACGCTCTGCGGCTGGCTGAACAGCTGGCAACGATCCCGCAGATTTCGGTCAATGTTGATGCTGTGCAAACCAACATGGTCTTTATGACTATGGCGCATGACGCTGCCGCATCCTTGCCTGCATATTTGCAGAATAAGGGCATTTTGATAAATGGCCATCCTAGCCGTATCCGTCTGGTGACGCATCTGGATGTCAGCGCTGAAAAAATTGACCAGTTTGTGACCGAATTACGTGGATTTTTTGCCTAA
- a CDS encoding GcvT family protein, which yields MVSHAKVVVIGGGVVGCSILFHLAKFGWKDVVLLERNELTSGSSWHAAGQIHTISSDPNISRLQGYTINLYKEIEETSGHSVGMHNTGGFYLASNPDWYDYLKRERSKARYMGLDQEFISIEEVAERHPLIDPSHYLAALWDPLDGDIDPSGVTYAYAKSARVHGAKYYTHTPVIETNQRPDGSWDVVTEKGTINAEMIVNAGGLWAREVGHLAGLHLPVQPMEHHYLITEDIPEITARSERLPAGIDYEGNIYFRQERGGMLLGTYEPRATPWSLAGTPQSFGHELLEPKLDNIADRLEIGFERIPALAEAGIKNIINGPFTFGPDGNPMIGPVPGMTNYWVAVGVMAGFCQGGGVGLCMAEWMMDGEPSIDVWAMDVARFGDYATPHWGTVKSSENYERRFVMTFPNETLPKGRRQQTTALYDRLVSRGAVMGDSHGLENALWFANDADDAHEDPTFRRSRAHDYVAAEVAAVRHDVGAIEVANFAKHEFTGTGARAFLDYMLAGRVPKPGRLQLTPMLTPKGKLYGDMTVACLAEDHFYLFGSGAAQNMHRRWFESHLPDSAVSYANRSDAWHGIAISGPKSRTLLQRLVREDVGADALAFRDVRQTFVAGVPAMLLRISFSGELGYEIYVAPQYQLRLFEAIEEAGQDLGLRLYGSRALMSLRLEKNWGAWTLDFRPDFTAAESGLDAFIHWDKDFIGKAAAMAEAKTGPAKKLVMMTIDTDDIDVSNDEAIFANGEAVGYVSSGGFAHHVGKSMAFGYVPSALVADGAELHVEILGNLCPARIETTPLYDANGGKMRG from the coding sequence ATGGTCTCACATGCAAAGGTGGTTGTTATTGGCGGCGGCGTTGTTGGCTGTTCGATCCTGTTCCATCTGGCAAAATTTGGCTGGAAAGACGTGGTGTTGCTTGAACGTAATGAGCTGACATCTGGTTCAAGCTGGCATGCGGCAGGTCAAATTCATACGATCAGTTCCGACCCGAATATTTCACGCCTGCAAGGCTATACAATCAATCTTTATAAGGAAATTGAGGAAACCTCTGGCCATTCGGTTGGCATGCATAATACAGGTGGTTTCTATCTGGCCTCTAATCCTGATTGGTATGATTATCTCAAGCGCGAACGGTCCAAAGCGCGCTATATGGGTCTTGATCAGGAATTCATCTCGATCGAAGAAGTTGCCGAACGCCATCCCCTGATTGATCCCAGCCACTATCTTGCGGCTTTATGGGATCCGCTTGATGGCGATATTGATCCGTCTGGCGTCACCTATGCCTATGCTAAATCCGCCCGCGTTCATGGGGCAAAATATTACACGCATACGCCGGTGATTGAAACCAACCAGCGCCCCGATGGTAGCTGGGATGTGGTCACCGAAAAAGGCACCATCAATGCGGAAATGATTGTTAATGCGGGTGGCCTATGGGCGCGCGAAGTTGGTCATCTGGCAGGGTTGCATCTGCCGGTTCAGCCGATGGAGCATCATTATCTGATAACCGAGGATATTCCCGAAATCACCGCCCGCAGCGAACGCCTACCAGCAGGCATTGATTATGAAGGCAATATCTATTTCCGACAGGAACGTGGCGGGATGTTGCTGGGCACCTATGAACCACGGGCAACGCCGTGGTCGCTGGCTGGCACCCCACAGTCATTTGGCCATGAATTGCTCGAACCAAAGCTCGATAATATCGCTGACAGGCTGGAAATTGGCTTTGAGCGCATTCCGGCATTAGCCGAGGCTGGGATTAAGAACATCATCAATGGTCCCTTTACCTTTGGGCCAGATGGTAATCCGATGATTGGGCCGGTGCCGGGCATGACCAATTACTGGGTCGCGGTTGGCGTTATGGCGGGCTTTTGCCAGGGTGGTGGTGTTGGTCTGTGTATGGCTGAATGGATGATGGATGGCGAACCGTCGATTGACGTGTGGGCTATGGATGTGGCGCGCTTTGGTGATTATGCAACGCCGCATTGGGGCACCGTCAAATCATCGGAAAATTACGAACGCCGTTTTGTCATGACGTTTCCTAATGAGACCTTGCCAAAAGGGCGGCGGCAACAGACAACAGCTCTTTATGACCGGCTGGTATCACGCGGGGCGGTAATGGGTGATTCGCATGGGCTGGAAAATGCCCTTTGGTTTGCAAATGATGCCGATGATGCCCACGAAGATCCAACATTCAGGCGTTCACGTGCGCATGATTATGTGGCTGCCGAAGTGGCGGCGGTACGACATGATGTTGGCGCCATCGAGGTTGCCAATTTCGCCAAACATGAATTCACCGGCACTGGCGCGCGTGCGTTTCTGGATTATATGCTTGCGGGCCGTGTGCCAAAGCCGGGCCGGTTGCAACTGACCCCGATGCTGACGCCAAAGGGCAAGCTATATGGTGATATGACAGTTGCTTGTCTTGCCGAAGATCATTTCTATCTATTCGGTTCGGGGGCAGCCCAAAATATGCACCGGCGTTGGTTTGAATCACATCTTCCAGATAGCGCTGTCAGCTATGCAAATCGATCTGATGCGTGGCATGGTATTGCCATCTCGGGGCCGAAGTCACGAACACTTCTGCAACGCCTTGTGCGCGAAGATGTTGGTGCCGATGCGTTGGCTTTTCGTGATGTGCGGCAGACCTTTGTGGCTGGTGTGCCCGCCATGCTGCTGCGCATATCCTTTTCTGGTGAGCTCGGTTATGAAATCTATGTTGCCCCGCAATATCAGCTTCGTTTGTTTGAAGCGATCGAAGAGGCAGGTCAGGATCTTGGGCTTCGGCTTTATGGAAGCCGGGCTTTGATGTCGCTACGGTTGGAAAAGAACTGGGGGGCATGGACATTGGATTTCCGGCCTGATTTCACCGCCGCTGAATCTGGGCTGGATGCTTTCATCCATTGGGACAAGGATTTTATCGGCAAGGCTGCCGCTATGGCTGAGGCCAAAACGGGTCCGGCAAAAAAGCTGGTGATGATGACCATCGATACAGATGATATTGATGTTTCAAATGACGAAGCCATTTTTGCCAATGGCGAGGCTGTGGGTTATGTCAGCTCGGGTGGTTTTGCGCATCATGTCGGCAAATCAATGGCATTCGGCTATGTGCCAAGCGCATTGGTTGCTGATGGTGCCGAACTGCATGTCGAAATTCTTGGCAACCTATGTCCAGCCAGAATAGAAACGACACCTCTATATGATGCAAATGGCGGAAAAATGCGGGGTTAA
- a CDS encoding cold-shock protein — MSQGTVKWFNTQKGYGFIDPDDSGNDVFVHITAVQNSGLNGLNEGQKVTYELEEQRNGKMAAVNLEVVE, encoded by the coding sequence ATGTCACAAGGCACTGTTAAATGGTTTAACACCCAAAAAGGTTACGGTTTCATCGATCCTGATGATTCTGGCAATGATGTATTTGTTCACATCACCGCTGTCCAGAATTCAGGCCTGAACGGTCTGAACGAAGGTCAAAAAGTAACTTATGAGCTTGAAGAACAGCGTAACGGCAAAATGGCCGCCGTAAATCTTGAAGTTGTAGAATAA
- a CDS encoding glycine cleavage T C-terminal barrel domain-containing protein, producing the protein MSLALSVGPRVRKSPFFSSARKAGLAAASVYNHMYMPTSYGDPMAEYDRLINGVAMWDVAVERQVALKGPDAIALAKYLTPRNLDNLKVGVGKYVPLCDFNGMLINDPVLLQISEDEVWLSIADSDVKLWAAGIAGARGMDVRVYEPDVSPLAIQGPKASDVVRDLFGDWVNEIKYFGFRATELKGIPLVLARSGWSKQGGFELYLQDGSKGDALWDIVAEAGKPYGIGPGTPNYIERVESGLISYGADTDEMSNPFELGMDRLIDLDQPQDFVGKAALSDIKARGATRRFMGLIIDGEKFTSTNESRWPVEWNGANAGYVSASAYSPRLDANIAMAMVSVAAIESGDKVHVLNETGRLTAKIVSLPMV; encoded by the coding sequence ATGTCTCTTGCTCTTTCAGTTGGGCCGCGTGTGCGCAAAAGCCCTTTTTTTTCGTCAGCACGCAAAGCTGGCCTGGCGGCGGCCTCTGTTTATAATCATATGTATATGCCAACCAGCTATGGCGACCCTATGGCGGAATATGATCGCTTGATCAATGGCGTTGCTATGTGGGATGTGGCGGTTGAACGTCAGGTGGCTCTCAAGGGGCCTGATGCGATTGCGCTGGCAAAATATTTGACCCCGCGTAATCTTGATAATCTTAAAGTCGGCGTTGGCAAATATGTCCCGCTTTGTGATTTTAATGGGATGCTGATCAACGATCCGGTGCTGTTGCAAATCAGCGAAGATGAAGTCTGGCTGTCGATTGCCGATAGTGATGTAAAATTATGGGCGGCGGGCATTGCTGGTGCGCGCGGCATGGATGTCCGCGTTTATGAACCGGATGTGTCACCGCTTGCCATTCAGGGGCCTAAAGCCAGCGATGTTGTGCGCGATCTATTTGGCGACTGGGTGAATGAGATCAAATATTTTGGTTTCCGGGCGACCGAGCTAAAAGGTATCCCATTGGTGTTGGCGCGGTCTGGCTGGTCAAAGCAAGGTGGCTTTGAACTCTATCTTCAAGATGGCAGCAAAGGTGACGCCCTGTGGGATATTGTAGCCGAAGCAGGCAAGCCCTATGGTATCGGGCCTGGTACGCCGAATTATATCGAACGTGTTGAAAGCGGGTTGATTTCCTATGGTGCTGACACCGATGAAATGAGCAATCCTTTTGAACTGGGAATGGATCGTCTTATTGACCTTGATCAGCCACAAGATTTTGTCGGCAAGGCGGCGCTCAGTGACATCAAGGCACGCGGGGCGACCCGCCGCTTTATGGGGCTGATTATTGATGGTGAAAAATTCACCAGCACCAATGAAAGCCGCTGGCCAGTTGAATGGAATGGTGCCAATGCAGGCTATGTAAGCGCCAGTGCCTATTCACCGCGCCTTGATGCGAATATTGCGATGGCGATGGTATCTGTTGCGGCGATTGAGTCCGGCGACAAGGTACATGTCCTGAACGAAACGGGCCGTCTGACGGCTAAGATAGTGTCATTGCCTATGGTCTAG
- a CDS encoding aldehyde dehydrogenase family protein, with protein sequence MQDFFQNYVNGSWIDGGGGRLPVSNPGTGEHLADVALADAADIDRAVAAALACHESGALSDLRPVERSRMVRKMGQFMLDNCAEIAELLCLESGKPYWEAVIEIKGTARYFEYYGNQAETVEGRSIPLGANYLDYTIYEPIGVSAQIIPWNYPIEMTARGIAVALATGNTCVVKTPELDPLSTSWLARAGEAAGLPRGALNILCGYGHEAGAALSGHPDIGNVVFTGSVATGIKVAVAAAQNVVPAILELGGKSAAIVMPDADLDQVMESMRWGIFFNAGQVCSAMSRVIAHPDVHDEIVERAVSLAESLSVGPGIERTTFGANMGAMVSDNQRDRAENLCKQAASEGARIVTGGHRLNQPGSFLAPTIITDVSPDMQIAGTEVFGPVLSVMKADDEAEAITIANSTEFGLVGGIFTSDIDAAHRAARKIKAGQIFVNEWFAGGVETPFGGYGKSGYGREKGREALLNYVQTKNIAYRTR encoded by the coding sequence ATGCAGGATTTTTTCCAGAACTATGTTAACGGATCATGGATTGATGGTGGCGGGGGACGCCTGCCTGTAAGCAATCCCGGCACTGGCGAGCATCTGGCGGATGTAGCGCTTGCGGATGCGGCAGATATCGACCGCGCCGTTGCCGCGGCGCTGGCCTGCCACGAAAGTGGTGCACTATCCGATTTACGTCCTGTTGAGCGTAGCCGTATGGTACGCAAGATGGGGCAATTCATGCTCGATAATTGCGCCGAGATAGCCGAATTGCTGTGCCTTGAATCAGGTAAACCTTACTGGGAAGCCGTTATTGAAATTAAAGGGACAGCCCGGTATTTCGAATATTACGGCAATCAGGCTGAAACGGTTGAAGGGCGGTCAATCCCGCTTGGCGCAAATTATCTTGATTATACAATCTATGAACCGATTGGCGTCAGTGCCCAGATCATTCCGTGGAATTACCCGATTGAAATGACCGCACGCGGTATTGCGGTGGCTTTGGCCACTGGCAATACATGCGTTGTCAAAACACCCGAACTTGATCCATTATCAACCAGCTGGCTGGCACGAGCAGGCGAAGCCGCTGGCCTGCCACGCGGGGCTTTGAACATTCTATGCGGCTATGGGCATGAAGCAGGCGCCGCCCTGTCCGGCCATCCTGACATCGGCAATGTTGTGTTCACCGGTTCGGTCGCAACCGGTATCAAAGTAGCGGTAGCTGCCGCACAGAATGTGGTGCCAGCGATTCTGGAGCTTGGAGGTAAATCAGCGGCGATCGTGATGCCAGATGCCGACCTGGATCAGGTGATGGAATCGATGCGCTGGGGTATTTTCTTTAATGCCGGACAGGTCTGTTCGGCCATGTCGCGCGTGATCGCGCATCCTGATGTGCATGATGAAATTGTCGAACGTGCTGTTAGCCTTGCCGAAAGCCTGTCAGTTGGCCCCGGTATAGAACGAACTACCTTTGGGGCTAATATGGGTGCAATGGTATCTGACAATCAACGTGACCGCGCCGAAAACCTATGCAAACAAGCGGCTAGCGAAGGCGCACGGATTGTCACTGGGGGGCATCGCCTGAACCAGCCTGGATCATTTCTAGCACCGACAATCATTACTGATGTATCGCCCGACATGCAGATCGCAGGAACCGAAGTTTTTGGTCCGGTTCTATCGGTCATGAAAGCCGATGATGAAGCCGAAGCTATCACGATTGCCAATAGCACCGAATTTGGACTTGTTGGTGGCATTTTTACCAGTGATATTGACGCCGCCCACCGTGCCGCCCGCAAAATCAAGGCAGGCCAGATTTTTGTAAATGAATGGTTTGCAGGGGGTGTCGAAACACCCTTTGGCGGCTATGGCAAATCGGGCTATGGACGCGAGAAAGGCCGCGAAGCCTTGCTCAATTATGTGCAGACCAAAAATATTGCTTATCGGACACGCTAG
- a CDS encoding dihydrodipicolinate synthase family protein, with protein sequence MKFRGIYTPAITPLHDDESIDWDGFDKVLEFLIETGVDGIIIGGTTGEYYAHSTEERETALKRATDVVAGRVPLIGGTGAIRTEDSIALAMIAKASGYDAILITTPPYAQPTPRENAIHALRIDRAVDMPIMLYNYPGRMAAEMSDEYLDRVGRSQNFRVIKESSGDINRVHQLARDYAHIQLSCGMDDQALEFFAWGAESWVCAGSNFAPEAHIALWKTCVVDGDFALGRKIMSAMLPLMATLEQGGKFLQCIKYGATLRGLPSGPPRSPLRSLNKDEKRSLAEVIAVMNKTINELNAGEAGK encoded by the coding sequence ATGAAGTTTCGTGGTATATATACCCCAGCCATCACCCCGCTTCATGATGATGAAAGCATCGATTGGGATGGGTTTGACAAGGTGCTTGAATTTCTCATTGAGACAGGTGTTGATGGTATTATCATTGGCGGCACAACGGGTGAATATTATGCCCATTCGACCGAAGAGCGCGAAACAGCTTTAAAGCGTGCGACTGATGTGGTGGCGGGGCGGGTGCCACTTATTGGCGGTACTGGGGCCATTCGTACCGAAGATTCGATTGCCTTGGCGATGATAGCCAAAGCCAGCGGCTATGACGCCATACTGATCACGACACCGCCTTATGCCCAGCCAACGCCGCGTGAAAATGCCATTCATGCGTTACGCATTGATCGCGCGGTTGATATGCCCATTATGCTGTATAATTATCCTGGACGAATGGCCGCCGAGATGAGTGATGAATATCTAGACCGCGTAGGCCGAAGCCAGAATTTCCGTGTGATAAAGGAAAGCTCGGGCGATATTAACCGTGTGCATCAACTGGCACGCGATTATGCCCATATTCAGCTTAGCTGTGGCATGGATGATCAGGCGCTTGAGTTTTTTGCATGGGGTGCCGAAAGCTGGGTCTGTGCGGGATCAAATTTTGCTCCTGAAGCACATATTGCTCTATGGAAGACCTGCGTTGTTGATGGTGACTTTGCGCTTGGCCGAAAGATCATGTCGGCGATGTTACCGCTTATGGCCACTCTGGAACAAGGCGGTAAATTTCTGCAATGTATCAAATATGGTGCGACCTTGCGCGGCTTGCCGTCAGGGCCCCCACGAAGCCCGCTTCGAAGTCTGAACAAGGATGAAAAACGCAGCCTTGCCGAAGTGATTGCGGTAATGAACAAAACGATAAATGAACTAAACGCTGGAGAGGCCGGAAAATGA
- a CDS encoding NAD(P)/FAD-dependent oxidoreductase, with translation MTSNIVIIGASHAGVSFVDAMRTNGFDGALTLIDRQAGTPMERPPLSKAFLLEDSDSVNPAFMIRNADWYATNKITLTSGADVIAIDPVTKLLTLADGMTITFDKLVLATGAVPRVLPPASELANVFMLRQPDDATALRKAAQSATSAIIVGGGYIGLEVAASLRKRGLDVSVVEAADRLLARVASPPVATFLGDLHHAHGVSIHTGVAIASITDNKGVFTGVTLIDGHALSADMLVVGIGVTPDSQLARMADIETEATDNGAILVDAMMRTSNPDILAIGDVALQHGHAVRIESVHNAQDSAARAVAGLLDMPPPADQAPWFWSDQYDAKLQSAGIVPVGADDLLHVTRPGKREGGKSVWTYRGSQLLAVEAVRDPAGYMLGKKCLEANISPSPNQIGDPAFDLKALLAH, from the coding sequence ATGACGTCAAATATCGTTATCATTGGTGCCAGTCACGCTGGCGTCAGCTTTGTTGATGCGATGCGCACAAATGGTTTTGACGGCGCTTTAACACTTATTGATCGTCAGGCGGGAACCCCGATGGAACGTCCGCCCTTGTCAAAGGCGTTTTTGCTAGAAGATTCCGACAGTGTTAATCCGGCCTTTATGATTCGTAATGCAGATTGGTATGCGACCAACAAAATAACGCTGACATCAGGTGCTGACGTCATTGCTATTGATCCCGTTACCAAGTTGCTGACATTGGCAGATGGCATGACAATCACTTTTGACAAATTGGTGCTGGCAACAGGTGCCGTGCCGCGTGTGCTTCCGCCGGCATCTGAACTTGCTAATGTGTTCATGTTGCGCCAGCCTGATGACGCTACGGCGCTTAGAAAGGCGGCTCAATCAGCCACAAGTGCCATTATTGTTGGCGGCGGCTATATCGGGCTTGAGGTGGCTGCATCTTTGCGCAAACGCGGGCTAGATGTCAGCGTGGTTGAAGCGGCTGATCGTTTACTTGCCCGTGTTGCCAGCCCGCCTGTAGCCACATTTTTAGGTGACTTGCATCATGCGCATGGTGTGTCAATTCATACGGGTGTGGCAATTGCCAGCATTACTGATAATAAGGGCGTGTTTACGGGTGTTACCCTTATCGATGGGCATGCATTATCGGCCGATATGCTGGTTGTCGGTATTGGCGTTACGCCAGATAGTCAGCTTGCCCGTATGGCCGATATTGAAACCGAAGCTACTGATAATGGTGCCATTCTGGTTGATGCGATGATGCGCACCAGCAATCCGGATATTCTGGCCATTGGAGATGTTGCTCTGCAACATGGGCATGCAGTGCGTATTGAGTCGGTTCATAATGCTCAGGATAGCGCCGCACGTGCGGTTGCGGGGTTGTTGGATATGCCGCCACCAGCTGATCAGGCGCCGTGGTTCTGGTCGGATCAATATGATGCCAAATTGCAATCGGCAGGTATCGTGCCTGTTGGTGCGGATGATCTGTTACATGTGACGCGACCAGGCAAGCGTGAAGGCGGTAAATCGGTCTGGACCTATCGTGGCAGTCAGCTTCTGGCGGTTGAGGCTGTTCGTGATCCGGCCGGTTATATGCTTGGCAAGAAATGCCTTGAGGCCAATATATCACCCAGTCCGAATCAGATTGGTGATCCGGCATTTGACCTGAAGGCACTATTGGCTCATTAA
- a CDS encoding aldehyde dehydrogenase codes for MSDLLTHDEYKALAEGLTPASTSFVDGSFRAAQSGATFDSINPATGKRLAKVAACDAADVDYAVEKARMAFDDGRWRCLHPSARKDVLIKLAKLIKRNRHELAVMESVDSGKPIRDCATIDLPETINTIIWHAEAVDKLYDQTAPAGEDAMGMIVREPIGVVGAVLPWNFPLLMMAWKIAPALAAGCSVIVKPAEQTSLTALRIAELAMEAGVPRGVLNVITGDGPKTGAPLGLHPDVDMVSFTGSTETGRLFLKYAAESNLKKIVLECGGKNPAIVMDDAEDLDLVAEHVVNGAFWNMGENCSATSRLIVHEAIKDDLMRHILAHAKEWHMGDPLDPKNHLGCMIDSEHFGKVASYLDTSENGNNIVTLCGGKAADGYVEPTIFDQVTSASRLAKEEIFGPVLGVMTVTSIDEAIALANDTDYGLAASVYTTNVKQAMRAARAIRAGTVTVNCYGEGDATTPFGGYKQSGFGGRDNGIHAHDQYCEVKTIWIDLTDRAASDAVN; via the coding sequence ATGAGTGATCTTTTGACGCATGATGAATATAAGGCACTTGCCGAGGGCCTGACGCCTGCATCTACCAGCTTTGTTGATGGCAGTTTTCGTGCGGCACAATCTGGTGCCACCTTTGACAGCATCAATCCGGCAACCGGCAAGCGACTGGCCAAGGTCGCTGCGTGCGATGCCGCAGATGTTGATTACGCTGTTGAAAAAGCCCGCATGGCTTTTGATGATGGGCGTTGGCGCTGTTTACATCCATCGGCGCGTAAAGATGTGCTGATAAAGCTGGCCAAGCTGATAAAGCGCAACCGGCATGAACTGGCGGTTATGGAGTCAGTTGATTCCGGCAAGCCAATCCGTGATTGTGCGACCATTGATCTGCCTGAAACGATCAATACCATCATCTGGCATGCCGAAGCGGTTGATAAATTATATGACCAGACCGCACCAGCTGGCGAAGATGCCATGGGTATGATTGTGCGTGAACCGATTGGTGTTGTTGGTGCTGTATTGCCATGGAATTTCCCCCTATTGATGATGGCGTGGAAAATTGCCCCCGCTTTGGCGGCAGGGTGTTCGGTCATTGTCAAACCCGCTGAACAGACATCATTGACTGCTTTGCGTATCGCTGAATTGGCAATGGAAGCTGGTGTGCCACGTGGTGTTCTGAATGTGATTACGGGGGATGGGCCAAAGACAGGCGCGCCTCTGGGGCTACATCCGGATGTGGATATGGTATCCTTTACCGGCTCAACCGAGACCGGACGTTTGTTTCTCAAATATGCCGCTGAGTCCAATCTGAAAAAAATCGTGCTGGAATGCGGTGGTAAAAATCCGGCGATTGTCATGGATGATGCCGAAGACCTTGATCTGGTCGCTGAGCATGTGGTCAATGGGGCATTCTGGAATATGGGTGAAAACTGTTCTGCCACATCGCGTCTGATTGTGCATGAGGCTATCAAGGATGATCTGATGCGGCATATTCTGGCACATGCCAAAGAATGGCATATGGGCGACCCGCTTGATCCGAAGAATCATCTTGGATGTATGATTGATTCCGAACATTTTGGTAAAGTCGCCAGCTATCTCGATACCAGTGAAAATGGTAACAATATTGTTACCCTATGTGGTGGCAAAGCGGCGGATGGCTATGTCGAGCCGACGATTTTTGATCAGGTAACGTCGGCAAGCCGGCTGGCTAAAGAGGAAATCTTTGGGCCTGTTCTTGGGGTTATGACCGTCACATCCATCGACGAGGCGATTGCCCTTGCCAATGACACTGACTATGGTCTTGCCGCTTCGGTCTATACGACCAATGTCAAACAGGCGATGCGCGCGGCGCGCGCCATTCGTGCCGGTACTGTTACCGTCAATTGCTATGGCGAAGGTGATGCCACAACCCCGTTTGGCGGCTATAAGCAATCTGGCTTTGGCGGACGTGATAACGGCATTCATGCACATGATCAATATTGCGAGGTCAAAACCATCTGGATTGACCTGACTGACCGGGCGGCTAGTGACGCGGTCAACTAG